Proteins co-encoded in one Sulfuricaulis limicola genomic window:
- a CDS encoding GmrSD restriction endonuclease domain-containing protein → MSTQRYSVTPHPIETILTWVKSGEIAIPEIQRPFVWEATKVRNLLDSLYQGYPVGYLIAWRNPTVKLKDGTPSAGKRILIDGQQRVTAFMAALLGREVLTKDYETVRIRIAFHPQEEKFEVWNPAIRKDVAWIEDVAEVFAPDTSLTELTDTYTEKNPGADRRRVSRVLEKLRKIINNHVGLIELAEDLDIETVTEIFIRVNSAGTELSQADFVMSKIAVNETYGGNLLRKAIDYFCHLSVAPEFLARIEKGDKAFAVSEFLPQMRWLKDINDDIYDPTYTDMLRVAFTSEFGRGKLQDLVALLSGRNFETKQFEEVIAEDSFGRLKKGILAFISKTHFDRITMILRSAGFVTSDLIGGRNAVNFAYILYLRGRAENMPAADLERLVRRWYAMSILRGRYTGSPETAFDLDIRQVAARGLASYAESVIENELPESFWTGMLPQLMDTSSGQSPYFLAYEAAQVKLGDKGFLSRDITVLDLLMNRSDVHHVYPREHLKAQGLSKGRYNQIANFVLAQSEINIAIGKKAPEKYFAELAEQCAGGKKKYGGITKAAEMRTNLRMHCLPESLLDGDIPAYDDFLEARRKLMAQKIKIWFEAL, encoded by the coding sequence ATGTCTACCCAGCGTTATTCTGTTACCCCACATCCGATCGAGACCATCCTCACTTGGGTCAAGTCCGGCGAGATCGCCATCCCGGAGATCCAGCGTCCCTTCGTGTGGGAGGCGACGAAGGTGCGCAACCTGCTGGACTCGCTCTACCAGGGCTACCCCGTCGGCTACCTTATCGCCTGGCGAAACCCGACGGTCAAGCTCAAGGACGGCACGCCCTCGGCAGGCAAGCGTATTCTGATTGACGGCCAGCAGCGAGTCACCGCATTTATGGCAGCGCTACTCGGGCGGGAAGTGCTGACCAAGGACTACGAGACGGTCCGCATCCGGATCGCTTTTCATCCGCAAGAGGAGAAGTTCGAGGTTTGGAACCCGGCTATCCGCAAGGACGTGGCCTGGATCGAGGACGTGGCCGAGGTCTTTGCGCCCGACACCAGCCTCACCGAGTTGACCGACACTTACACCGAAAAGAACCCTGGAGCTGATCGCAGGCGCGTGTCGCGCGTGCTGGAGAAGCTGCGCAAGATCATCAACAACCACGTCGGTTTAATCGAGCTGGCCGAAGATCTCGACATCGAGACCGTCACCGAGATATTCATCCGCGTGAACTCCGCCGGGACGGAGCTCTCCCAGGCCGATTTCGTTATGTCCAAGATCGCCGTCAATGAGACCTATGGCGGCAATCTTTTGCGCAAAGCCATCGACTACTTCTGCCACCTTTCCGTGGCGCCGGAGTTCCTTGCGCGTATCGAGAAGGGTGACAAGGCGTTCGCCGTCTCCGAATTCCTGCCCCAGATGCGCTGGCTCAAGGACATCAACGACGACATCTACGATCCGACCTACACCGACATGCTGCGTGTGGCATTCACATCGGAGTTTGGGCGCGGCAAGCTCCAGGACCTGGTGGCGCTGCTTTCCGGCCGCAACTTTGAGACCAAACAGTTCGAGGAGGTGATCGCTGAGGACTCGTTCGGGCGCCTCAAGAAGGGCATCCTCGCTTTCATCAGCAAAACGCACTTCGACCGCATCACGATGATTCTGCGCTCGGCGGGTTTTGTGACCAGCGACCTGATTGGCGGGCGTAACGCGGTCAACTTCGCCTATATCCTCTACCTGCGCGGTCGAGCCGAGAACATGCCAGCGGCAGACCTCGAAAGGCTGGTGCGTCGCTGGTACGCCATGTCGATTCTGCGCGGACGCTACACGGGCAGCCCCGAGACCGCATTTGACCTCGACATCCGCCAGGTCGCGGCACGCGGGCTCGCGAGCTACGCCGAGTCGGTGATCGAGAACGAGCTGCCCGAGAGCTTCTGGACTGGGATGCTCCCGCAACTCATGGATACGTCATCAGGCCAGAGCCCCTATTTTCTCGCCTACGAAGCGGCGCAGGTGAAGCTTGGTGACAAGGGCTTTCTATCGCGGGATATCACTGTGCTCGACCTGCTGATGAACCGCAGCGACGTACACCACGTATACCCGAGAGAACACTTGAAGGCGCAGGGCCTTTCAAAGGGTCGTTACAATCAGATCGCCAATTTTGTATTGGCCCAGAGCGAGATCAACATCGCCATCGGCAAGAAGGCGCCGGAGAAGTATTTCGCGGAGTTGGCAGAACAGTGCGCGGGCGGCAAGAAGAAGTACGGCGGCATCACGAAGGCAGCTGAGATGCGCACTAACCTGCGCATGCATTGCTTGCCTGAGTCATTGTTGGATGGCGATATACCGGCCTATGACGACTTCCTCGAAGCGCGTCGAAAGCTCATGGCACAGAAGATCAAAATATGGTTTGAGGCACTGTGA